The following are encoded together in the Arvicanthis niloticus isolate mArvNil1 chromosome 9, mArvNil1.pat.X, whole genome shotgun sequence genome:
- the Chchd4 gene encoding mitochondrial intermembrane space import and assembly protein 40 — MSYCRQEGKDRIIFVTKEDHETPSSAELVADDPNDPYEEHGLILPNGDINWNCPCLGGMASGPCGEQFKSAFSCFHYSTEDIKGSDCIDQFRAMQECMQKYPDLYPQDEEEEEEAKPVEQVEETADTKVSAGKEQEASS; from the exons ATGTCCTACTGCCGGCAGGAAG GGAAGGATCGGATCATATTTGTGACCAAAGAAGACCACGAGACTCCTAGCAGTGCAGAGCTGGTGGCTGATGACCCCAATGATCCCTACGAGGAGCACG GGTTGATACTGCCTAATGGAGATATTAACTGGAATTGCCCATGTCTTGGGGGAATGGCCAGCGGCCCCTGTGGGGAGCAGTTCAAGTCTGCCTTTTCCTGCTTCCACTACAGCACAGAGGATATCAAGGGATCAGACTGTATAGACCAGTTCCGGGCCATGCAAGAATGCATGCAGAAATACCCAGACCTCTATCCCCAagacgaggaagaggaagaggaggcaaagcCAGTGGAGCAGGTGGAGGAGACAGCTGACACGAAGGTCTCTGCAGGCAAAGAGCAGGAGGCAAGCTCCTGA